GTGACGAAGGATGAGCTGGATTATTATGCGCTTCGCTCTGGTGAACTGGGAGCAGTCATTACGGCTGCGGCCAATGTTCAAGAAGTAGGGAAAGGTTGGGAAGGCGAGCTTGGTGTTTATGATGATAAATTTATACCAGCTTTATCTCGTTTAGCGTCTACCATTAAACAAAGTGGTACTAAAGCGATTCTCCAAATTTTCCATGGTGGTCGTATGACCAATTCAACTATTACAAGAGGGCTTCAAGTTGTTTCAGCCAGCGCTATAGCAGCAGAACGTCCGGGTGCTGAGACACCTAGAGCACTAGAGCATGATGAGATACTCCAAGTGATTCAGGACTTTAAAGAAGCGACGATCCGTGCGATGAAGGCGGGCTTTGACGGAGTTGAGCTACACGGCGCTAATACTTACTTGATTCAGCAGTTTTTCTCGCCACATTCAAACCAACGAAATGACGAGTGGGGTGGCAGTCTAACTAAACGTTTTATATTTATTAATCACTTAGTTGATACAGTAACAGCGGCTGTTGACGAAAGCGGTCAGAAAAATTTTATCGTGGGCTATCGTTTTTCACCTGAAGAGTATGAAACACCGGGGATTCGCTTCGAGGACAGCTTGTACTTGGTGAATCAGTTGGCCAACAAACCGCTCGACTACCTCCATATTTCTTTGAACGACTATACAAAAATATCACAGAGCACCGACTATCAAGACAAGAGCATGCTAGCTTACGTTTATGAAAAAATAAATGGGCGTCTGCCGTTGATCGGTGTTGGTGATGTCCGAACAAGAAAGGATGCGGAAGCTCTTCTAGAATATGCGGACATCGTAGCAGTTGGGCGTTCGCTATTGATTGATCCTAACTGGGCGAGCAAGGTCTTGAATAATAATGAGGATAAGATTCGGAAACAAGTGTCGCTAGATGATAAAGAAAAACTAGCCCTGACAAATGGGGTATGGGGCTTTATGGAAGCGATGATGGGTGATCGAATTCTAGATTAATATAAGTAGTCAAAAAGCTGGGTTTCCAGCTTTTTTTGTCTATTTTCATACATTCGGATTCTAGGTGTTAATTATTTTTTTAACTCTCATCATTTTGCTATAATTAAACTAATAAAAAAAGGAGGAAGTGTGATGAGTAAGAACGACAATAAATCATTTGGACAAGAGAAAGCATCATCTACTTACTGGTTGCCAATTGGGATTGGAATCGGCCTAGCTATTGGAGTGGAATAGATAAAATGCTCTTGGGCTTAGTGTTTGGGTGTTTATTCGGCGTTCTAGCAAGTGTGTTGTTTAAGAAACGATAGGAGTGGGTTATTGTGGAATGGATTAAATTAATAGGTATTGTCATTATTGTCATAGGATTTTTATTAAAGTTAGATACGATTGCAGTTGTATTAATTGCTGCAGTTGTAACAGGATTAGTATCGGGGATTTCCTTTGTTGAAATTCTAGAAATTTTAGGGAAGGCATTTGTTGATAATCGCTTAGTTACTTTGTTTTTACTAACCTTGCCAATGATCGGTTTGTCCGAACATTTTGGCTTAAAGGCGCAAGCGACTAATTTGATTCAAAAAATTAATGGGTTAACATCAGGGATTATGTTGATTATTTATCAAGTGATTCGTGAGATTGCTGCTTTCTTCTCTATTCGTGTTCAAGGGCAAACGCAGTTTGTACGTCCTATTGTAGATCCAATGGTTCAAGCTGCTGCCCAAACGAAATATGGTGAGCTAGATGAAGATGATGTGGATTTATTAAAAGCACAAGCGGCTGCTTCAGAAAACTTTGGGAACTTTTTCGCTCAAAATACCTTTATTGCAGCGTCAGGTGTCTTGTTAATTTCAGGTACGATGGAATCGTTAGGTTACGATATTTCTCCGGTTGCGGTGGCACAAGCTTCGATTCCTGTGGCACTGATTGCGTTACTTTTAGCATCCCTAAATTATTTGCGAATTGATAAAAAGTTAGAACGTAAATATAAAAAACGTGCTAACAATCAAAAGGGGGATGACTAATTATGTCTGCAGAATACATTACAGAAACGTTAGT
This genomic interval from Jeotgalibaca arthritidis contains the following:
- a CDS encoding NADH-dependent flavin oxidoreductase, which encodes MTNINQKVTFSRGLELKNPLVMAPMTTKMSFYDGVVTKDELDYYALRSGELGAVITAAANVQEVGKGWEGELGVYDDKFIPALSRLASTIKQSGTKAILQIFHGGRMTNSTITRGLQVVSASAIAAERPGAETPRALEHDEILQVIQDFKEATIRAMKAGFDGVELHGANTYLIQQFFSPHSNQRNDEWGGSLTKRFIFINHLVDTVTAAVDESGQKNFIVGYRFSPEEYETPGIRFEDSLYLVNQLANKPLDYLHISLNDYTKISQSTDYQDKSMLAYVYEKINGRLPLIGVGDVRTRKDAEALLEYADIVAVGRSLLIDPNWASKVLNNNEDKIRKQVSLDDKEKLALTNGVWGFMEAMMGDRILD
- a CDS encoding DUF969 domain-containing protein gives rise to the protein MEWIKLIGIVIIVIGFLLKLDTIAVVLIAAVVTGLVSGISFVEILEILGKAFVDNRLVTLFLLTLPMIGLSEHFGLKAQATNLIQKINGLTSGIMLIIYQVIREIAAFFSIRVQGQTQFVRPIVDPMVQAAAQTKYGELDEDDVDLLKAQAAASENFGNFFAQNTFIAASGVLLISGTMESLGYDISPVAVAQASIPVALIALLLASLNYLRIDKKLERKYKKRANNQKGDD